The Urbifossiella limnaea nucleotide sequence GGTGACGGCGAGGTTCAGCGACTTGTTCAGCAGGTGCGGGAACGGGTGAGCGGGGTCGGTGGCCAGCGGCGTGAGCACCGGGAAGATTTCGCGGCGGAACAGTTCGCGGGCGTGCTTCAGGTCGTCGCCGGTGAGCGGCTCGGCCCAGCGGATGACGACGCCCTTCGCCTCCAGCGCCGGCAGCACCTCGTCCTTGAGGACGCGGTACAGGGCGGCGGTCATGTCGCGGACGGCGGCGGCGATCTTCTCGGCCTGCACGACCGGCGGCGTACGGTCGGCGCCACTTCCCTGCGGGACGCCGGCCGCGACCTTCTGCTGGAGCCCGCCGACGCGGACCATGAAGAACTCGTCCAGGTTGGCGCTGAAGATGGCGAGGAACTTCAAGCGCTCGAGCAGCGGGACGGTCGGGTCCTGGGCTTCTTCGAGGACGCGGCGGTTGAACTGGAGCCAGCTCAGCTCGCGGTTGAGGTACAACGACGGGTCGTCGAGGTTGGCGGGGGCGGCGGGGGTCGCGGACATCGGGAATCCTTCGCGGCGCCGGTCGGCGGGCTAACGGGATAATGTACGCCCGGCGGCCGGCGGCGGCGAGGCGGGCCGGGCGATCGGGAATGGCTCTCCCCGTTCGCGCGCCCCCTCGCCTCTGCCCCGTCCTCGTCACTCTTTCCGGTCCACGGTGACGATCACCCGCAGCCCGTCCTCCTCGAAGCGGATGACGCCGGTCAGCCCGCCGAACGACTTCAGCAGCCGGCCGGTGCTGCTCGCCGCGGTCGGGCCGGTCGGCTGGCGCGGGTCGTCGTGCCCGCCGTGGACCGAACACCGGCACGCCCGGCCGTCGGCCGCCAGCTCGTAGGCGCCGCCGTCCGGGCAGAACGGCCGCTCGCCGTACACGCGGCCGACACGGCCCAGTAGCTCGGCCGGCGGCGCCCCGACTGCGGGCCGACGGTCGTTCCACCCGCGGTTCACGTTGGCGAGCATGTCGAGGTTGGCGTGGCACGCGGCCCGGCTTCCCTCGGCCCAGCCGAGGTTGTAGCCCGGCAGCACCGCGTTCCAGTTCTCCGGCCGGAGGCGCAGCACCGCGTGCGCCGGCTCCGTCCGCGGCGGCCGGTTGCCCGCCGCGTGCGCCGCCGCGATGTCCTCCAGGATGAACGGCCGCGTCGTGACGTACAGCCCGTCGCCGATGCGGCCCCAGTAGACGCGCAGCTTCAGCCCCGCGAACGACACCACGGCGCAGCGGATCGTGTGCGGGGCGGGGAAGGGCACGCGGTAGAAGTCGACGTCGCGCCGCCACTCCAGCCCGGTGCCGGTCAGCTGCGACCGCGCGGTCAGGAACAACTTGTCGAGCTCGCCGAGGTACTCGTCCACCACCTTCGCGTCGCGCACCGGGACGGAGATCGACGACGCCCCGAACACGAACCGCACGCCGAGGCCGAGCGACGTGAGGCCCGCCCCCTGGCCACCGCCGAACAGGCCCGACAGGTCCGTGTCGAGCAGCCGCGGGGCGTCGTGCATGTGGAAGCCGACGTGGTCGCCGATGCCGTCGCGGAGGAAGCGGCGGAGCTTGTTCAGGTCGACGCCCGCCGCCTCCAGTTCCTGCAAGTCGTGCGGCGCGAGGCGGAACTCGCGCAGCAGGCCCGGCAGCCACGGCCCCTGCGGCTGTGCCAGCTCGTCGCCCGGCCCGAGGGTCACCTCCTCGTCGCCGGCCGGCGAGACCAGCGCCGCGAACGTCTTCGGGTCGAGCCGCGGCGACAGCCGCTTCGTCGACCCGTCGGCCATGACCACGTCGATCGCCTCGGCGCCGGGCACGACCACGCCCTTGAGCGGGTCGGCCGGGTCGAACGGCAGGTCGTCGGGCTTCGTCCACACCACTGCCCGCGCCGGGTCGGCGGCCACCGCCAGCACGGTGTTCGCGGTGCCGTCGGTAATGTCGGCGAGCGTGACCTTGGCGCGGCCCGGCGGCGACAGCGTGTTCTTCCCCGCCGGCACGACGAACGTGGTCTTGCCGGCGGCGACGAGCGCCGGGTCGTTCGGGTGGTACAGGCGCGGCATCTTGTCGATGAGCTTCTTGTTGTCCGGCGAGTCCCACGGCTCGTCGAGCTTGAACTGCCGGTACAGCGCGTCCTGCTCGATGTACGGCAGGATGGCCACGCGCCAGCTCAGCAGTGCCTTGCCGCCGGGGCCGCGGACGTTCGTCGTGGGGAACTTCGCGTTGGCACTCTCGTAGTTCAGCACGGCGAGGCCAATCTGCCGCAGGTCGTTGTGGACCTCGAACGGCGGCTTCGGCCCGGCGGGCTGCGGCTGCTGCGGCGTGTCGTCCAGGGTGCCCGGCCGGCCGTCGCCCGGGTCGAACGCGCGGAGCAGCTCGCCCGGATCGACTTTCGGCGGCACCACGCGGACGCTGCCGTCGGCGAGGAGGGCGATGAACCCGTTGCCGTCCGGCCGCGTCAGCCCGCGGAGCGGCTGCTTGGAATCGACCGTCAGGTCGGCCGGCCGGCTCCACTCCACGGCGGCGCCGGTCGCCTCCACCGCCAGCACCGTGTTCGACGTGCCGTCGGTGAAGTCGGTGAGCTTCAGCGCCCGGCCGCCCGGCGGGAACGCCGTCCCCTTGCCGGCGGGGCGGACGTAGGGCGTCTTCCCGGCGGCGACCGGCGGCCGGCCGGCGAACACCCGCGGCATCTTGTCGAGCAGCGGCTTGTTGTTCGGCGAGTCCCACGACTCGTCGAGCTTGAACTGGCGGTACAGCGCCTCCTGCTCGACGTACGGCAGGATGGCCACCCGCCAGCTCAGCAGCGCCTTGCCGTCCTTGTCGCGGATGTCGTCCGGCAGCTTCTGGAAGGCGTCGAGGTAGACGTGGAACGCGAGGCCGATCTGCTTGAAATCGTTCGTCGCCTGCGTCCGCTCGGCCGCCCCGCGGATGCCCACCGGCCGCGCGGCCGGGGCGCCGGGCGCCGGGTTTTTCGCCGGCTGGTCCGGCCCCAGGATGTCGAGCATCTGCCGCTTCGGCAGGTGGACCCACACGCCGCCGAGCTCGCGGCGC carries:
- a CDS encoding DUF1559 family PulG-like putative transporter, with the translated sequence MSVYLLARGCRAALPGVAFAAAVAVEAAFVLAVVALLRPASVVGQPPPKADGAAWTFDEARDRLALSPRDTYLQYVVLQLGRRDGRLQEAQNAVDPPNRLRDLFGDGGRRARADLFSTFTGALAVQETLQLDTMRGEPDPNRPRRPGTPEPKEPAKGKVAVSTLAGPTQPSHPWEKLLGGKTPDVGPLAGLVPEEYYLAECRSAVRLHEVLGAGELWSGHILTQALGGARSQQTADRIRKQLGLGAFTPEAIDKLGVDAIAVTGSDPFLLEGSDVTVLVHGRNLGTLAGLLGGGEAKGEHVGVAFSHRTTPDGAVNVYSASPRPDLHVRGNSLPAFRRVLETIAGKTADGRPARRLGDTAEFKYVRTRMARGADEDGFVYLSDAFIRRLTGPQLKLTERRRVMAYNHLRMIGHAALLFRTEHGRAPRSLEELAETNCAPGVFGRGELAHPDGGTYSLSPDGMSGVCSRFGRVEAMTPCVERLVTEVTAAEADEYRGFVADYSQYWRTFFDPIAVRLTLTPKQYRLETLVLPLIDNSIYTELARGAGPPAPMDLLPTPRRELGGVWVHLPKRQMLDILGPDQPAKNPAPGAPAARPVGIRGAAERTQATNDFKQIGLAFHVYLDAFQKLPDDIRDKDGKALLSWRVAILPYVEQEALYRQFKLDESWDSPNNKPLLDKMPRVFAGRPPVAAGKTPYVRPAGKGTAFPPGGRALKLTDFTDGTSNTVLAVEATGAAVEWSRPADLTVDSKQPLRGLTRPDGNGFIALLADGSVRVVPPKVDPGELLRAFDPGDGRPGTLDDTPQQPQPAGPKPPFEVHNDLRQIGLAVLNYESANAKFPTTNVRGPGGKALLSWRVAILPYIEQDALYRQFKLDEPWDSPDNKKLIDKMPRLYHPNDPALVAAGKTTFVVPAGKNTLSPPGRAKVTLADITDGTANTVLAVAADPARAVVWTKPDDLPFDPADPLKGVVVPGAEAIDVVMADGSTKRLSPRLDPKTFAALVSPAGDEEVTLGPGDELAQPQGPWLPGLLREFRLAPHDLQELEAAGVDLNKLRRFLRDGIGDHVGFHMHDAPRLLDTDLSGLFGGGQGAGLTSLGLGVRFVFGASSISVPVRDAKVVDEYLGELDKLFLTARSQLTGTGLEWRRDVDFYRVPFPAPHTIRCAVVSFAGLKLRVYWGRIGDGLYVTTRPFILEDIAAAHAAGNRPPRTEPAHAVLRLRPENWNAVLPGYNLGWAEGSRAACHANLDMLANVNRGWNDRRPAVGAPPAELLGRVGRVYGERPFCPDGGAYELAADGRACRCSVHGGHDDPRQPTGPTAASSTGRLLKSFGGLTGVIRFEEDGLRVIVTVDRKE